The genomic region TGCTTGCATGATCTGACTCCCCTGCTCTGCCGGGCCTGGCCGGCGCTGTGGATGGTGGCGTTCGGGTCCGCCTGTTCAGCGGACCTGCTTCGGCTTGCGATAGGGCTTAGCGGGTAGCCGGGACCGGGGCCAGGACTTCGTTGTGGCCACCGTTGCGCGCTGCCGCCTTGTGCACCATCGTGTAGGCGTAGTCGACGCCTATGCCGTAGGCGCCCGAGTGCTCGGTGACGATCTTCATCACGGCATCGTAGGTATCGCGGTGGGCCCAGTCGCGCTGCCATTCGAGCAGCACCTGCTGCCAGGTGACCGGCACCACGCCGGCCTGCACCATGCGCTGCATGGCGAAGTCGTGGGCCTCTTTCGTGGTGCCGCCCGAGGCATCGGCCACCATGTAGATCTCGTAGTCGCCTTCCAGCATGGCGCACAGGGCGAAGGTGGTATTACAGACTTCGGTCCAGAGGCCGGCGACGATGATTTTCTTGCGGCCGTTGGCGGCCAGGGCGTCGCGCACTTTCTGGTCGTCCCAGGAATTCATCGAGG from Amycolatopsis australiensis harbors:
- a CDS encoding hydrolase; the encoded protein is MNNAKLEVLTPQNSQLIIIDHQPQMAFGVQSIDRQTLKNNVVGLAKAAKAFGIPTTITTVETESFSGKTYPEILDVFPDHQILERTSMNSWDDQKVRDALAANGRKKIIVAGLWTEVCNTTFALCAMLEGDYEIYMVADASGGTTKEAHDFAMQRMVQAGVVPVTWQQVLLEWQRDWAHRDTYDAVMKIVTEHSGAYGIGVDYAYTMVHKAAARNGGHNEVLAPVPATR